One Luteolibacter flavescens genomic region harbors:
- a CDS encoding DUF4339 domain-containing protein: MSQDTQWFVSQEDQQLGPYTGDQMLSFAQGGNITRESLVWAEGMAEWLPAGRIDGLFPAAVKVAAATAKPVPAARVATAQPSGPMRAGATTPGRATQPAARSGQATAAAATQTAQAQGGNAVFPRPPVPLASFGLYAGTVAAAVVLALVGGLTIFMAARHPESIQPDPALGIITLVCFSLAGLCLIAAQVFALMNLYRAWFCLSRAGATVTPGMAVGLLFVPLFNVYWLFRAYYGFAQEWNRITHFFEDTRRGPKMSEGVFLAFCICSLILPPLAFILAFPVMAGLCNAINFIARRPLQARAPMRTR; encoded by the coding sequence ATGAGTCAGGATACGCAGTGGTTTGTCTCGCAGGAGGACCAGCAGTTAGGCCCCTACACCGGGGATCAGATGCTTTCATTCGCCCAAGGAGGAAATATCACCCGCGAATCCCTCGTCTGGGCAGAGGGCATGGCGGAGTGGCTGCCAGCCGGGCGGATCGACGGGCTTTTCCCCGCCGCCGTGAAAGTCGCAGCCGCTACCGCCAAGCCGGTCCCCGCCGCGCGCGTGGCCACGGCGCAACCGTCCGGGCCCATGCGTGCTGGCGCTACGACTCCGGGCCGTGCCACCCAGCCAGCGGCGCGGTCCGGTCAGGCCACTGCTGCCGCGGCGACCCAGACTGCCCAGGCACAGGGTGGGAATGCGGTCTTCCCGCGTCCGCCGGTGCCACTAGCCTCATTCGGACTGTATGCAGGCACGGTCGCTGCCGCGGTGGTCCTGGCATTGGTCGGCGGTCTCACCATTTTCATGGCGGCCCGGCATCCGGAGTCGATCCAGCCGGACCCGGCGCTCGGGATCATCACGCTCGTTTGCTTCTCTCTGGCCGGCCTGTGCCTGATCGCCGCCCAGGTCTTCGCGCTGATGAACTTGTATCGCGCGTGGTTCTGCCTCTCGCGGGCCGGGGCCACGGTCACGCCGGGCATGGCGGTCGGCCTGCTTTTCGTGCCGCTTTTCAATGTCTACTGGCTCTTCCGTGCCTACTACGGCTTCGCTCAGGAGTGGAACCGCATCACCCATTTCTTCGAAGACACCCGGCGGGGGCCGAAGATGTCCGAGGGCGTCTTCCTCGCCTTCTGCATCTGCTCGCTGATCCTGCCGCCGCTGGCATTCATCCTCGCCTTCCCGGTGATGGCCGGGCTTTGCAACGCGATCAATTTCATCGCCCGCCGCCCGCTCCAGGCACGCGCGCCAATGCGAACCCGCTGA
- a CDS encoding bactofilin family protein, translated as MANATNVLSSGIEITGSIRFSNDMIIDGKIEGEIISEKGRVTIGENAVVKGNVTAGDVKVFGKIEGKITSEHCELKAKSRLDGDIKAKNFSMEGGAQLSGRTEIG; from the coding sequence ATGGCGAACGCAACCAACGTCCTTTCCAGCGGCATCGAGATCACCGGATCCATCCGCTTCTCGAATGACATGATCATCGACGGCAAGATCGAGGGTGAGATCATCTCCGAGAAGGGCCGCGTGACCATCGGCGAAAACGCCGTCGTGAAGGGCAACGTAACCGCCGGCGACGTGAAGGTCTTCGGCAAGATCGAAGGCAAGATCACCTCCGAGCACTGCGAGCTGAAGGCCAAGTCCCGCCTCGACGGCGACATCAAGGCCAAGAACTTCTCGATGGAAGGTGGTGCCCAGCTTTCCGGCCGCACCGAGATCGGCTGA